Within Hoplias malabaricus isolate fHopMal1 chromosome 16, fHopMal1.hap1, whole genome shotgun sequence, the genomic segment TGTAAAATATGGgttcattcttatgtaaacaatTATATAAGTAAACACAATGGGCAATACTGAGGTCAGCAAAATTATTGAGGAAATGTCCATATATGGTATGGTAAttttataatgtaattattgtgacaggtTTAGCTAGAGGAATAAAAGAGCCAAGCATTAGACTTTGGGGtagcagaactgtgttctctgcagtgatggaaCATCATTCATTGCGTAAGACAGTACTTATGCTATCATTTGGAAGGCATTTTGTGATCCTAAAATAATCATGTAGACATGTTCCAACATAATGTTTAAAGCCCTGTCATAAGAACATTTGTTTGGTATTTTGTGTATATATCTGTGTTAATGTTGAGTCTGTGAGTGTTATTGAATTACGTGGGTGACGTTTGTGTACAGTAGTTATTAGTGTGTTGTTAAGTCACACACTGGAACTCAAGACAGTGGAATTCATACttgtgatattttttaaatgtctgcTGAAAGTAGAGGTGCTTTAAATGATTACAAATGATGTAAAAAGACTGATTCTGACTGACACAGAGACTACAGGCTGcagtttcagcttgttttgaGTGGTCACCTGGATTCTGCTGTGTTTCGGCCACTGTGAGGAAAGGCAGGAGAAGGTGGTTAAAGCACTGCTGACTCATTTAAGCGCTGTGTGTTAACAGGCTTATCCCGATGACCTACATTCAACCagacctttttttcccccagagcCTTTACTTTTGCCTTCTCTTCCATCTGACCGAATTTAACTCTGGCTGGCTTTTATTTCCACACTGCTAATGTAACTAGCCTACTTTGTCTTCACATTATCTGCTAGTGGAGATGTAATGATGGATAATATGACCCATACATCCTCTTCTTCCTCACCCTTTTATTCTCCATCTGCTCATTTTCACAGCAGGCATGGAATTATAAATACTTTTCCAAAGCACTTTCTGTCCTCTTATGGCTTGATGGAGTATGGCATATCACAagagaacaaaacaaatgtaGAGCAGACGTCCTAGAGGGCTTGATGACGTTCCACATCTTGAGTTCTAGATCCAGCCATGTGACTGCACTGAAGTGGGCCAAATGTACAGGAAATACTTAAAGCAAATATTAGTTTCAGCCATATAACAATGTAACAATGAGAAAATCTTTTTAGCTCATGTTACTCATTAAGATGTGTTATTGTCCTTTATCTCTTCATTTCAATATTAGACAATAGGAATTGCTCAAAAGGAGTGCTCAGAAGTGGAAAGGAGGAAAAGGAACGAAGACAGAGCCTCATTTGGCGTTTGTTCAAGAAGATTCTCCTACTGCTGTATCCAGGTAACAGGAAGATCATGAATAAACAGCTTTGAGCAGCAAACCCAAATGCACTATTATGACTACATGTTTACCAGTGCACATTGGATTTGATCTACTAACGTAACATTAAAACCCTACTGGTATATTGGTTAGTCGATAAAAATAGCTCATATTAAGGTATTGGGTATTTATCAATATCAGTATGAAAATCCCATGGGTAAAGATACAATATGTAATAATGAACACACAGTTATAATAATTCTGCAATTGGTTTACAAATCTGAGCATGGTCATggttaaatattttttcagatGCACTTTACtgctaatatttatttttgttttggccCTATACATATTTTCTACTTGTTTCAAACTATAAAATGAATATGTTATACATTATACCATACAGAGGTAATGTTTACAACTCCTCTGTGATTTGAACCACTTTTATTTACATACCTTTTTAAGTTCTTGTTACAGTTGAAGCTCTCAAGTTGAACTGTTGCAttaaattttaatattgtttttgtttatttgctgctcattgatttataATTAGGTATCAGCGAGCATTGTTCAGCTAAGTTTGTTGAAGGTGATGACGGTATACATTAAACAGCCATTTAAAGCTATATTTGAATTAAAATACCACAGTTATAGCAACATATAGTACACAAGACCTCACTCTCGACTACTTCAGATGGTTGGAAAGATCCGATTAGAGTGTCAAATTAAATAGCCCAAAACGGGGGTTACTGGAATTATCAGCTCCTTAAAACTGCTACTGGTGTCAATGATCAATATCAGTTTAGCCCTGAAACATTAGGCCAGCTGCAAGTCATTGTACAGAAGTGATTCACAGAAAAAGAGCAATCTTTACTGTTGAATTTGCTCATTTTCTCATGTTCATGTTGGTGTCGGAGGGGTCTGAGAGTGTTATGTTGTGTCTCTGATGCAGTCTTCTGACACCCTGAAACCCTAGCGTCTTTTGGATCGACTGCAGTGTAGCAAGGTAGTAAGGGGAAAAATAGGTCACTGGAGAATCTAATTAAAGGCGACTAGTGGCTGCTGGGGAACATTAGAGCTTGTTGGATTCTGACAGGAGGACGTAACCTGAGGTCTCCAGCTTTTCACACAGCTTTTTTTAGGCCTTGGGTAAATCTTACAGTGGAGTCAAGTTAATAAACAGAAGTGATCACGGCCTGAGGAAACAGGGCATCCTTAACAGCATTAACTGATAATACACAATGAAAaagatttctgtttgtttgaaaTGTCATGCTGTCTTAAAACAAGTTTAAGGCATAATTGTGGTGTGCATTGTTAAAGCCCGACACGATGACATGCATTATAGTAACTGAATGAGATCAGGAATTGTGTAATTGGGTTTGGTAAATGCACAGATGTTGCGTATAATGTTTCATTGCTGCAGAGTGTTGCTTACAAGAAAGCCTTTCATTGTTTTTGATCTCATTAACATTGAAGTTTGAGTCACGCATGGCCCTCAGACATAAAGGTTGCTGTTCATTCTGAAATCAGCGACAGTACGTTTAGAGTCATGTTTGTGTATTTGAGTTGATGGCGATTGACAGATATGGGTTTCTTCCATATCTTCAAGGGAAAATGTGACACACAAGAGTGGGGGCTTTTCATTTTCCTGCGTCATCAGTATCATCAGCATGATCTCCTAGTTATGAAATGCCTTAATTCCTGTCTTAACATTCCATGCCTACAGTCTCACTCCTGCCACTTCACCTTGCACATCACGGACAGTGGAAAAAGTCTTCATGTGATGATCTGAAAACATCAGTCCTCATGAATCTCTGTGGTGAGTTGTGAAAGGCTGTTatacttttatttctgttattttagtATCATGCTCTGTCATGTTTCTGTCATGCTCATAATAAACTCCAATTTCTTGCAagtttaatgttttttacaacattttaaaacGATTCTTATTCAATGTGTGAATATGTCATGTTTGCTATTTAAAAACTGGTTATGTTTATCAGTGTTAGTATATTAACACTTTTCATCCTGTAAATTCAATTTTGTAGATACATAGACACAAAGCTTTCCTTTAACTTAACTTTGTAACTTTTTAACTTTGTACTTAAAATGTACTGAAAAGTATGACATTTCTgttcaaatgtttaaaatctaATTCATAAACTTAATTCAGTATGTTAATCCTGTGCATGTTCCTAGTTTTCAAATAATTCCTTTGCTGTCATTGACCTGTAAATATAATAAGTACTATTTATTACTCTTTATACTGATTCAGAATTCTAAAGTActtagaataaaaaataaattattcattcattcattatctgtaaccgcttatccagttcagggtcgcggtgggtccagagcctacctggaatcattgggcacaaggcggggaattcaccctggagggggcgccagtccttcacagggcaatacagacacacacacacacacacattcactcctacggacacttttgagtcgccaatccacctaccgaggtgtgttttttgactgtgggagaaaactggagcacccggaggaaacccacacggacacagggagaacacaccaactcctcacagacagtcacccggagcgggaatcgaacccacaacctccaggcccctggagctgtgtgactgcgacactacctgctgccccaccgtgccgccctaaaaaataaattaaataaataaaattagaatCTTAGAATAGTAGTGCAATGGAAAACCTTAATGTTTTTCCTTTCCGACAGATGATCTAATGGCTGACCAAAGAATGGACATTTCCTCCACAATGAATGATTTCATGTCGCCCAGCTCCACTGATCTCATTAGCAGCTCCATCGGCACGCCTGGGATGGACTACACCCGCAAAAGGAAAGGCAGTTCCACCGACTACCAGTAAGGAAATCATCAGTGTCATTGATGCATTAGTGCCATCGCTGGACCTTTTTTGTTAAACATGACTTATTGAGTTTGTCtttgagttacaagccagttgtATGAGATGTTTGGAAACCTGCTCCCAGTAATCTATAATGGCctttccatccattatcttCTGTTCATAATGTTCCAGTCTTTAATACATTTCTCTACAGTCATTCCACTGATACAAATTTAACAGTCACCTAAGTCATTTTGAAATCTGCTAATTGTGTTACTGAATGAAAAACAGCTTTAGAACTATGTCCAAGATGAAtcctattttaatattttgaatgtgaactaaaatatttttctcttttacagAATTGATGGATTTTCATTTGAGTAAGTATTAAAATAACCTTTtaatttgtgattcagaaccaGAATTGATCAGAAATCTCTATAAGTGTTCTTCATTTTATAAGAAACATTGAATGTCCACAAGCTTTTGGCCACTTTGTGTATAAGGGCATAGCAACATGTGCAAACTGAAATTTGTGTAGGTCATGTTTAGGTGTTATCACAGTAATGGGAAAGTGATAAAGCAAGGCACGCATACAACTCTGTAAACACCTCTATTAATAACTCTTCCTGGAAAATGCCGTAGATCATTCACCAGTATAAGAGATTTTTACCGCCTCTTTACAGATTATTAACAAACATCTTCTTATCAGCATGAGGTGTTTATGTTTAGTTTAGGTTAGTTTAAAGCCAAAGAGACATTTCTAGTAATGTAGTGTATTTTATTACACTATTACAGTGTAAGTGTAGTGTTTTGTGAAAGTTTTGGCGTTCCAGGTCACATTCCATATTTTGTTTCTTCTTGAAATGAAAGTAAATATAACCTCTGCTGAAACCTATTTtggaaaacacattttctgCTAATGATAATGCAAAATTATTTCACTTTAAGCAGGTGAAGTGTTGATATTTCAGCTGATACagttccagagctgatgtatttcTCTAACACAAATATTGTACTAACACTCTACAACCATCAAGTGTTAACACCTGACCTGTGACCTCATCACAAAAGTCTGAGGCTTTTTGGAAACAAGTTCTGTGGCCCATATATGTAACTTGGCCAAATCTGACCAAATATTTATGCAAGGAGGTTGTGTGGTTATGTCACAATTAATAGAATCTAATATTATTGGTAAAATGTCCTGACCCCTTCCATGATCAGGCATGCCTGGTTGTTTTTATCTGGATGGTGTCATTAAGGAAAGAGATTAGGAACCCTATACATATGTATCTGTATTCATATATATCCATAGTGAATAACAGAatttatttcttcattcattaactTAACGTACGCATGTGtgataaaacatgaaaatattaaGAAGTTAGatgctttaatttttttcattttcattcagttGCTCACACATTTAAGTTAGAAGTCTAAAAGCTGGACTGCATTGACTAATTATATTGTTTAATTTGTCAAGTGACAGTATGGACACAGACAAGGACAAACAACTTGGAAGGTAAATATAACAGTCATAAGAATATATTTATCAGGTGTCCAtttctgaaatgtaaataaaacatattacaATAATATTGAACCTATAGATGAGCAAAACTCTGCTGCTACTATTGTTGTTTACTAAAAATTTAATGCAACCGAATGTTGTCTCCTAACAGGGACTGCATGGATCAGCAAGGTCGAATAAAGAATGCCAGgtacattttccacatattcacTTTTATATGGGCTTTAACAACTTTAACATGCAGAGTCATGGAGAATGTAAATGTGTTACTTGTCCTTTCCAAAACTCATCATTAAAGGCACACAGTCAGATTTGAACAATAGGTAGGAGGTTAAATAGAATGGAATAGAATGCcctggagcaactgcacatgagcttaagttcTCCATAATCAGTGCCAAGTTTGGGCCGGAGGAGCCCAATGTAACATTCCCTGTTGTGATGGAACATCATCCACATCAAGATTACTTCGAGTGTTACATGTGACCATTCCTAATTTTCCATATCAGTACCCGACCTtgctaatgttcttgtggcatAATGCAATTAGATCCTCATGcagttaaaggggacatataaaTATAGTCCATATAAGCTATTTCAAAGTATGTGAAGTGTCTGTGCATTTCCTATTTGAACATGTATTTTTGAGTAATTTCTCTGGGCTCTAATCAGGGAGGCTCACAGTCAGATTGAGAAGAGACGCCGGGACAAAATGAACAGCTTCATTGATGAGTTGGCCTCACTAGTGCCTACCTGCAATGCCATGTCCCGCAAACTGGACAAGCTGACTGTGCTGCGCATGGCTGTCCAGCACATGAAAACATTACGAGGTAAGGACAATGCTTGTCTGATATTGTTCAAGATATCCACACaataaaaatagtaatttttcatatcataaaagagaaataaaattaTGAGAAAAAATGAACAATATTTTATGCAGCTGCTATGTGTTTAACATAcactgaatttaatttaatattttggccAAGTTAGTGTAATTTTAGGCTGCTGTTTTGCTATCCATCTGTCTACGTTTGTCATCACTATGCTTCATCCATAAGGTGCTGCAAACCCTTACACTGAAGCTAACTACAAACCAGCCTTTCTGTCAGATGATGAACTGAAGCATTTAATACTGAGGGTATGTGGAAATAAGGAACACAAACGTTTAAACCATGCTTGTAACTAACCATATGctcttggttttttttttgtttttgattttattCTGTGTCTGACCCACAGGCTGCTGATGGTTTTCTCTTTGTTGTTGGCTGCGATCGGGGAAAGATTCTGTTTGTGTCAGAGTCTGTGTACAAGATTTTAAACTACAGCCAAGTAGGTTTCATTGTCTTGGATTTTATGagtcatatatttaaaaattcataTTTGTGTTGTCTGGCATCTGAGAAGAAGACTTGATGATAAACATGTTCAGCGGCTTCATACACTCTCTGATTAACCTCTTGGCAGAATgacctgattggccagagcttGTTTGATTACTTGCATCCTAAAGACATTGCCAAAGTGAAGGAGCAGCTGTCCTCTTCTGACACAGCGCCAAGGGAGCGACTCATAGATGCCAAAAGTATGTCCCTTTACATCTTGTATTACTTAATGTTTCCTTTGGGCCACTGTGCCCAGTTGAGGCAGGTTACGAGGTCAAAATCTTCTGAGGTTTTTAAATGTCGTATGAAAGTCTAAGATGAAATATAATTCTTTTAAGGCATGCAGTTCACAGTGGGAGGCATGGTGGTACAgtatgtagtgtcgcagtctcacagctccagggccctggaggttgtgggttaaagtcccgctccgggtgactgtctgtgagaagttggtgtgttctccccgtgtccgtgtgggttttctttgggtgctccggttctctcccacagtccaaaaacacgttggtaggtggattggcgactcaaaagtgtccctaagtgtgagtgaatgagtgaatgtgtgtcaccctgtgaaggactggcgccccctccagggtgtgttcctaccttgcgcccaaagattccgggtaggctccggacccaccgcgaccctgaactggataagcggttacagactatgaatgaatgagttcacAGTGTGGCTTTGTACTGTTATTTCTAAAGAAACTATAGTATCTTACAAAAGTCAAAGACCAGCCTTTTTTATGAAATATCCTGTGAAAGCACCCATTAAGTACTATATATTAATTCTTCAAGAGATGTACAAACAGTATGCCCAAAATTGTGTAGATGTCCTTTATAATTTGCATAATAAagcatgaaatgtctgtgaagcagctgcacacaaaGAAGGTCGCCATGTTTGATGAAAGCATGGACTTAAAGAATTTAAAGCTCATGTTTATTGATCTGTGAAGCAGTGTTTTTTGAAAGCTGTAGAACCATACAGTAGTTTAGAATGAAAGTTTAATGTTGTCTGTGTTTAAGTGGTATTCATATTGTGTGTTACTCTCTATAAGCTGGGCTGCCAGTGAAGACAGACATCGCTCCAGGGCCGTCGAGACTATGCTCCGGGGCAAGGCGTTCCTTCTTCTGCAGAATGAAGTGCAACAGGTCCCTAGTGAAGATGGAGGACAAGGACTTTCCTTCCACATGCTCCAAAAAGAAAGGTAAAATCAATTTTTTGTTGACGGGTACATACCTCTTCTGATTTTTATAGTCAGTAAACTGCTCCAGCAATGAGCAGCAAATGTgcattgctgtttttttcaATTAAGTGTTGTTTTCTTTGAATCTATTGAATAAAACCTGTTTTTTACCCTGTCCACCACAGCTGACCGCAAAAGCTTCTGCACCATCCACAGCACGGGTTACCTGAAGAGCTGGCCACCCACCAAAATGGGATTGGATGAGGACAGCGAGCCCGATAATGAAGGCTGTAACCTCAGCTGCCTTGTGGCAATCGGCCGCCTCCACCCCCATATTGTGCCCCAGCCTATGAATGGGGATATCCGCGTCAAGCCCACCGAGTACGTCTCACGCCACACCATTGATGGCAAGTTCGTCTTTGTGGACCAGAGGTGAGTCAGACAGatgttttggtgaaaaatggATTTTGTCCCTCCCTCCAAAATATAGATGATCAATCAAGGTGTACAGGCGGCACGGTaacgcagcaggtagtcacagtcacacaactccagggacctggaggttgtgggttcgattcccgctccgactggcgccccctccagggtgtattcctgccttgcgcccaatgattccaggtaggctctggacccaccgtgaccctgaattggataagcgcttacagataatggataatgaatggatggaatcAAGGTATACAGCTGAGTGGTATACACTGGTTTGTAATGATGACAAATATAATAGTATTAGCTGAAGATGACCACTAATTCCTGAGGTTTACAATTGCAAATGAATGTGggatcactatttggcaaagcAAGAGGTCACGGTGGGTGAGTCCAGGGCAAATGTATAAAGACACATGATCAAACCATATGATTCTTATTTTTAGCGACAATGTACATCACCACACAAAAGCCCTTACACTCAGACAAACACAGTGTATCCAATGTGATAGAAAGCCTTATGCAATACTGCTGCAAGGAGCAACAAACATCTTCGTGTAACTATGAATGAACTAAGGGGAAAgtagtttttctttttccagcaGTACAATACGATTAAATGTGAACTAAATGTTCAGTAATGGATAAAAATCCCAAATTAATAATGTTTGGCAGAATAAATCATGTAAACGTTAATCTACGAACAATGCCTAAGAAGAGCATGTGACAGTCTGGCACACCCTATGTGGCGTTTGTTAAGTGCTTTTTTCCAGATCCAAACAATTTCCTGCCTATTATTTTCCCTTTGGAAATGATTGTAATTATGTTGTTGATTGTTCTGAGATCGCAACAACCTCAAAAAATTCAATCTTTCACTGTAGAGACACTGCCTTAATTAGAGATTTAATGTGATCATAAGACACGCTGACCTTATGATGAGGCTTTTTGTGTGGGCACATGTCTCAGGAGTGAAGTGCCTTCTGAGTCTTGCCTGCTCCTTTGAACAGAGATAGATTTAGCCTGAGGGCTGGTGTGTTTAAAAGCTGATCAATACCCAAATTTAGCCCCAGCAAAATTTGTTCCAGCCTGAGGAAAAGACGGTCCAAAGAGGCACTGAAATGTAGGGCATCCACTTTGCCTACAAATACTCCACTGCACTGTTCTCAGACAATTGTTCCAtgtttgtgtgtcagtagagcaTTTGGGATTTTTACAGACACTTCTCTAATTTATGCACCAGGAGATTTGAAGCAAGGATGTACCATAAATCAGTGGCCTAATAAATATTCACTGTCACATATGAAAATTTAATGATTGATAATCCCATACTAAAACTAAAGTCAATAATTTAGTGCCCTATTTTAATTGTCGAGAAGTCATAATTTGAAACAGGAAACTACGACGGatttttagggccacagcgttgaggaaaaaaaaaaaagattcagagattaaagtcagaattctgagtttttttcttggaattctgactttaatctcggaatcttttatttatttatttttttaaagctgtggcCGTAAAACTCCGTCGTAGGTATATAACAGATACAAAAGAACTTCTTTCAAGAAAATAAGAATAAGAAGAAAATATCTGTAATCAATGCAACAAATGAACACACTGTATTATAAAAGAAGGGCGGTCTCTGATTTATGGCCAATATTGTGTAATAACGTAGATGTttacaataaaaacatgctTAATGTATTTAAGATGTTGCTGTGTAAAAGAAGTGAGTGATAAAAAACTGAAGCTGATAGTCCTCTCCATGGCCTTTCTTATCTCCATGACTCTTGGCCAATTACAGAGGAGTCCaaggcagttagtgttctccaagtgtgttgagctatCCAGGTATTAAGCATTAGTTACAGTTTGTAAAGACACTGTGGTGCATTATTTTCACTTAATGCTGAAGCTCCTGGTTTCTCTTTCCTTATTCAGTCATTAGTCATAGTTGAGGCTTTTGTCTAAACTCCTAAATTAATTGTGGGCTTGCAGCACTTCCCTACATTTATGTTTCCAAGTCAGTAACATTAACTCTTCTCATTTCAGAGCTACTGCCATCCTCGCTTATTTACCCCAGGAACTACTGGGCACATCTTTTTATGAATATTTCCACCAGGATGACATTGGCCACCTCGCTGAATGCCACAGACAAGGTAATTGGCAGAAATTCATAGCCTTCAATATCTCTAAAAATTCATGTGCATTCACAAGGCTGAGTTTTTATTATCGTAGACCGGCTGTGTTTACGTGCAAAGATGTTCACTAGTTCAAAAGGAATATTTTTGATTGTAGATcacaacaaaatatttaatgtactCAGAAATCTAAAAAATATTCCACATTTAAATGCGCACTGCATATGATTAGATTACCAGTGGTGAACAGCCTTTAGTGTGAAGGTTATTGTAACAATGAAAAGCAAATCTAGCGAGAGGGTGAATCTCAAATCAATCCTTACACCCTTCTCCCGTAACTACACCTGTGCTTTAAATATAAGACATGGAATCATGCAACTTTTGGACAAATGAAAAAATTCACATTGGCAGTTAATCGGGCTGCAGGTAAACATTGCCAGTGTAAGTATTATTTAACTACGCTTCTTTTAGCAAGAATGCTAACGGCTGTGATCATTTTCTCCGCAGTTCTGCAGATGCGAGaaaaaatcaacacaaactgttACAAGTTCAAGATCAAAGATGGCTCCTTTATCACTCTAAGAAGTCGTTGGTTTAGCTTCATGAACCCTTGGACCAAAGATGTTGAGTACATCGTCTCCACAAACACAGTTGTTTCGTAAGTAAACAGCTCCATTACTGAATATTACATAGTTACTCTTTGGATTtcaatttactttttttaaaaacagtgagtTTGCACATTTAACAGTTTACTGtccacagtggtaaaaaatgacaGGGtagaaaatatttgaataatttttttttcttctttcaacAAAGTAGACCATATGCTCAACAGAAACATAGTAAATGTGAGAGTGATGTTTAATTTAaaggtttaataaataatgacatATTACTCCATAGGGTTTTTTGTCACTGGCattaaatataatgttaaaGCTTGTGCTTGTGATGTGCTGTTTCAGGGGCAGTACGCTCGATGGATCAGACCCCAGCTATCCTCAGCTCGCTGCTTCCCCCCAGAGCATGGACAGTGTTCTCACAGCCGATGGTGAGCAGATATTCATTGCTGTGTAAATATCTGCCTGATTACAAAATGGCTTTATACTGATTGCCATAATTAACATAGTCcaaaatcaaaagaaaaaaaaccgtTTATACTAATCCCAATTACTAATCCGAAATGAAACACATATATAtctgtacacatatatacactgatcagccacaagattaaaaccacggtgattgaaataaataacattaaaataggAACCTGTCGAGAGCGGGGATCGGTTGTTGGAAGATCTGAGCGCTTTTGAGCAACATTATGAGGGTCATAATATTTTGCTCAGAGCATCTCCGACATGGCAGATCTTGGGGGGTGTTTTCTGTATACAGTGGTTAGTACCTACCAAAACGGACCTGGTAACAGAGTCATGATGCGCAAGAGGAGCGAAGGCTAACCTGTTTAATTGAGTCCCACAGAAGAGCTATTGTAGCACAAACTGATTGATAATAACATACAGTGTATTGAGGTTTGTTGTACACTGTGCTGCAATCTTTTGCAGCAGCAACCTCAAAAGCTTTGAACGTATCTGTAACAGTGTCTCCGTACTCTTTTCAGGCTCAGGGAAACGGGCCCTGCAGACGGTCCCTGGAATTCCAGGAGGAACGAAACCCGGAGCAGGGAAGATCGGACGCATAATCGCAGAGGAGGTGATGGAGATCCAAAGGTGAAAAAGCACTTGCACTAGTATATGAAAATAAGTACTTATTACCGAATAGAATGTAACAATAAATTGATGATAATGATTctttataattttacatttttttatataaagtgtaaCCCCCATCTGTGAAGaatacagttttttttgtgagtgcCCCTCATATGAGAgaggccatgtttaaaaaaaataaataaataaaaaaataaaaaaataaataaataaaattaaaagttTCAGTACAGATTCCCTGAACCATCAGGCCACCGAGGGCTTCAAAACATGAAGAGAAATGAGATTGCGCCATCATGAAGTTTGTACTG encodes:
- the bmal1b gene encoding basic helix-loop-helix ARNT like 1b — translated: MNLCDDLMADQRMDISSTMNDFMSPSSTDLISSSIGTPGMDYTRKRKGSSTDYQIDGFSFDDSMDTDKDKQLGRDCMDQQGRIKNAREAHSQIEKRRRDKMNSFIDELASLVPTCNAMSRKLDKLTVLRMAVQHMKTLRGAANPYTEANYKPAFLSDDELKHLILRAADGFLFVVGCDRGKILFVSESVYKILNYSQNDLIGQSLFDYLHPKDIAKVKEQLSSSDTAPRERLIDAKTGLPVKTDIAPGPSRLCSGARRSFFCRMKCNRSLVKMEDKDFPSTCSKKKADRKSFCTIHSTGYLKSWPPTKMGLDEDSEPDNEGCNLSCLVAIGRLHPHIVPQPMNGDIRVKPTEYVSRHTIDGKFVFVDQRATAILAYLPQELLGTSFYEYFHQDDIGHLAECHRQVLQMREKINTNCYKFKIKDGSFITLRSRWFSFMNPWTKDVEYIVSTNTVVSGSTLDGSDPSYPQLAASPQSMDSVLTADGSGKRALQTVPGIPGGTKPGAGKIGRIIAEEVMEIQRIRGSSPSSCGSSPLNITNSTPPPDTSSPGGKKIQNGGTPDIPSAGMVSGQDSIGYPYSNNSLLSDNSHIGIGDIMDEPGSSSPSNDEAAMAVIMSLLEADAGLGGPVDFSDLPWPL